CCAGCGAGCGGCAGGCGCGGGTCTGGACGGGCCTGCCGTTGAAGGTCGTGCGCTGGCCCACCATCCCGGCCCAGCGCTCCTTCGCGATGGGCTGGTCGATGATGCCCACGGTCGGCCATCCCGCCTGCGTCAGCGCGATCAGCGTGCCGAAGATCGGCCGCCCGGCGACGAAGCTGCGCGTCCCGTCGATGGGATCGAGTATCCACACCCGCTCCGCATCCTCGCGGGTCGCGCCATATTCCTCGCCAATGATGCCGTCGCCGGGCCGTTCCTTTTCCAACAGGGCGCGGATCGCGGCTTCGGCGGCCTTGTCCGCTTCGGTGACGGGCGACCGGTCGGACTTGAACTCCAGGTCGAATCGCGCGCGGAAGAAGGGACGAATGGCTTCGCCGGCGGCGTCGGCGAGGCGGTGGGCGAGGGTCAGGTCGTCGCGGGTCGTCATAGGCACCCGCCTAGCGGCAAAGCAGGGTTCGCGCTAGGCTGATGAGGCAGCAGGCGATTCTCTTCACAGGAGGACAAGATGCCCGGTTCCCTCGTCATTCCATGCCTTCGCTATGCCGACGCGCCCGCCGCGATCGCATTCCTGTGCGAAGCCTTCGGTTTCGACCGGCACGCCGTCTATGCGGATGCCGGCGATCCTTCCATCATCCACCACGCCCAGCTGGTGCTGGACGGCGGCATGGTGATGCTGGGCAGCGTCAAGGATATGGAGAGTGAGTCGCTCTACACATGGTCCACCGCGCGCGACCTGGGCGGCGTGACGGGGTGCGTCTATGTCGTGGTGCCCGATCCCGACGCGCATTGCCTCCATGCCCGCAACGCCGGGGCGGTGGTGGTGCAGGAACCGCAGGACAATCAAGGCTATCCGGGACGCGGCTATACCGCGCTGGACCCGGAAGGGAACGTCTGGAGCTTCGGCAGCTACGATCCCTGGGCGGACGAGGTTTAAGCCTTCCGCAACCTGCCGCCGCTAAGCTGCCCTTCCATCGCAAATGAGGGAGCGCGGGGTGGCGCCGGTCGGCTGGATATTGAGCTTCATCTGCCTGTTCGCGGGGCTGGCCCTGCGGCAGGACATGCCGGTCGGCGGATCGGCCACCTTGTCCATGCTGCTGCTGGCGATGGCGCTGCTCGCCTGCCCGATGCTGTGGCGGGGCAGCCCCCTGGGCATTTCGCGCGGCCAGCGGATCGTCGTGGCGCTGGCGATGATCCTCAGCCTTCCGCTGATCCTGCTGCCCGCCGCATCCTGAAAGTCGCGCCGCGCGACTTTCGCTTTCCCTGGTCGCCGCGATTCCCGGTCAATCGAACAGGCTGGAGACGGAGCTTTCGTCCGCGATCCGCTTGATCGCCTCGCCCAGCAGCGGGGCGATGGGCAGATGGCGGATGCGCTGCGCGTTGCAGACCGCATCGGACCCCTGGATCGAATCGGTGATGACCAGTTCCCTGAGCGCCGATGCTTCCACGCGCGCCACCGCGCCGCCCGACAGCACGCCATGCGTCACATAGGCGGCGACTTCCTCCGCGCCCGCTTCCTTGAGCGCGGCGGCGGCGTTGCAGAGCGTCCCCGCCGAATCGACGATGTCGTCGATCAGGACGCAGAAGCGGCCCTTCACGTCGCCGATGATGTTCATCACTTCCGATTCGCCCGCCCGCTCGCGCCGCTTGTCGACGATGGCGAGGGGCGCGTTGTCGAGCCGCTTGGCCAGCGCGCGGGCGCGCACCACGCCGCCCACGTCCGGCGACACGACCATCAGGTTGCGGTCGCCGAAGCGGGCCTGGATATCGGCCGACATCACCGGCGCGCCGAACAGATTGTCGGTCGGGATGTCGAAGAAGCCCTGGATTTGCCCCGCGTGGAGATCGACCGAAAGGACGCGGTTCGCGCCCGCCGTGGTGATGAGGTTCGCGACCAGCTTGGCCGAGATCGGGGTGCGCGGGCCGGGCTTCCGGTCCTGCCGGGCATAGCCGAAATAGGGGAGGACCGCCGTGATTCGCTTGGCCGACGCGCGTTTCAGCGCGTCGATCATGATGAGCAGTTCCATCAGATTGTCGTTGGTCGGATAGCTGGTCGATTGCAGCACGAACACGTCCTCGCCCCGGACATTTTCATGGATTTCCACGAAAACCTCTTCGTCGGCGAAGCGGCGGACGCTGGCGTCGGTCAGGGGAATCTCGATATAGTCGGCGATGGCGGCCGCCAGCGGCTTGTTGGAATTGCCGGACATCAGCTTCATGGCGAAAACCCCGTGACGGAATGATGACGAGTGCGGAAAATCGACGCCCCTTTAGCGGCGCAGGCCCCCGGTGGAAAGGCGCTTTTGCGCGTCGCGGCAAAATGCTCTAGGGGCCGGCCATGACCGACAAACTCGTGATCGCCCTGGCCCAGATGACACAAAGCGTGGGCGACCTTGCGGCCAATGCCGACGCGATGCTGGAATGGCGGGGCCGGGCGGCGGGCGCGGACCTGATCGTCTATCCCGAATTGCAGCTGATCGGCTATCCGCCCGAGGATCTGGTGTTGAAGCCCGCCCTGGTCGACCGCGCCAATCAGGAACTGGACCGGCTGGCGCAGGCGACGGCGGATGGCGGCCCCGCCATGCTGGTCGGCACCGTGGTCGCCTCGCAGGGCGTGTTGTTCAATGTGGTCGCGCTGCTGGAAAATGGCGCGGTGACGGCGATCCGGCAGAAGCGCGAACTGCCCAATTACGGGACGTTCGACGAAAAACGCCTGTTCGCTCCCGGTCCGCTGCCCGCGCCGATCGAGTTTCGCGGCGTGAAGCTGGGCGTCCCGATCTGCGAGGAC
This genomic window from Sphingobium cloacae contains:
- the hisN gene encoding histidinol-phosphatase, coding for MTTRDDLTLAHRLADAAGEAIRPFFRARFDLEFKSDRSPVTEADKAAEAAIRALLEKERPGDGIIGEEYGATREDAERVWILDPIDGTRSFVAGRPIFGTLIALTQAGWPTVGIIDQPIAKERWAGMVGQRTTFNGRPVQTRACRSLEDAILASTAPQLFPGCTGEHFSRLAAQCRDTLWGGDCYNYALVASGHIDIVVEAGLKLHDIAALVPVVEGAGGRMCDWAGDPIDAQGDGRVIAVGDPARVDDIIEALAQGHEGH
- a CDS encoding ribose-phosphate pyrophosphokinase, with the translated sequence MKLMSGNSNKPLAAAIADYIEIPLTDASVRRFADEEVFVEIHENVRGEDVFVLQSTSYPTNDNLMELLIMIDALKRASAKRITAVLPYFGYARQDRKPGPRTPISAKLVANLITTAGANRVLSVDLHAGQIQGFFDIPTDNLFGAPVMSADIQARFGDRNLMVVSPDVGGVVRARALAKRLDNAPLAIVDKRRERAGESEVMNIIGDVKGRFCVLIDDIVDSAGTLCNAAAALKEAGAEEVAAYVTHGVLSGGAVARVEASALRELVITDSIQGSDAVCNAQRIRHLPIAPLLGEAIKRIADESSVSSLFD
- a CDS encoding VOC family protein produces the protein MPGSLVIPCLRYADAPAAIAFLCEAFGFDRHAVYADAGDPSIIHHAQLVLDGGMVMLGSVKDMESESLYTWSTARDLGGVTGCVYVVVPDPDAHCLHARNAGAVVVQEPQDNQGYPGRGYTALDPEGNVWSFGSYDPWADEV